A window from Shimia isoporae encodes these proteins:
- a CDS encoding DUF6455 family protein: MTAQIAHLGDPATHFWLTRSMARVVGVSFSEAMATGVMSAADYAQMVTRCRQCPYVQDCQAWLGAQQGVSACAPEFCRHAKTLSDLIDAV; this comes from the coding sequence ATGACGGCACAGATTGCCCACCTAGGCGACCCCGCTACACATTTTTGGCTGACGCGTTCCATGGCACGCGTTGTGGGGGTCTCGTTCTCTGAAGCGATGGCAACGGGCGTCATGAGCGCCGCAGACTATGCCCAGATGGTCACACGTTGCCGCCAATGCCCCTATGTGCAGGACTGTCAGGCATGGCTCGGGGCGCAGCAGGGCGTCTCTGCATGTGCGCCTGAATTTTGTCGCCATGCGAAAACGTTGAGCGATCTGATCGACGCGGTCTAA
- a CDS encoding bifunctional metallophosphatase/5'-nucleotidase, with product MISRLMTGAAALAVTAGMAAAEYKLHVVHINDLHSRIEPINKYDSTCKAEDNAEGKCFGGYARVATKIAELRAQLADENLIVLDAGDQYQGSLMYTTYKGDVEIEMAEKVGFDAMAVGNHEFDDGPEGLLKLIEGVSFPVISGNLDVSKSNVLAGKVQNHVVLEVGGEKIGIISALATDTAETSSPGEAVIFQDEIQSLQADVDALTAEGVTKIIALNHVGVKKDMEIAEAVKGVDAVVGGHSHTKFSNTEEGAMAYPTMVGGVPVVQAYAYSKYVGHLVLTFDDEGNVTSATGDTILLDASVAEDPEIVARVAELAGPIDEMKNRVVAEAAEAIDGERGSCRAMECAMGNLVADAMLDRVKDQGIQIAIQNGGGLRASIDAGEITMGEVLTVLPFQNTLSTFEVTGEAIVAALENGVSKHEEGAGRFAQVAGMTYAFDVTRPVGSRVSDVMVGGEPIELGKVYGVVSNNYVRNGGDGYKMFRAAQNAYDFGPDLADVTAEYLAANGPFKPMLDGRITAK from the coding sequence ATGATTTCCAGATTGATGACCGGAGCCGCTGCGCTGGCCGTGACAGCAGGCATGGCCGCCGCAGAGTATAAGCTTCACGTCGTACACATTAATGACCTACACAGCCGGATTGAGCCGATTAACAAATACGACTCAACCTGCAAAGCAGAGGACAATGCCGAAGGTAAGTGCTTTGGCGGCTATGCCCGGGTGGCGACCAAAATTGCCGAGTTGCGCGCGCAATTGGCAGATGAAAACCTGATCGTTCTGGACGCTGGAGACCAGTATCAGGGCTCTCTGATGTACACGACCTACAAAGGCGACGTGGAAATCGAGATGGCCGAGAAGGTTGGCTTTGATGCGATGGCCGTGGGCAACCACGAATTTGACGACGGTCCGGAAGGCCTTTTGAAGCTGATCGAGGGTGTGTCTTTCCCTGTGATTTCCGGCAACCTTGATGTGAGCAAATCCAACGTGCTTGCGGGCAAGGTGCAGAACCACGTCGTGCTCGAGGTCGGTGGTGAAAAAATTGGGATCATTTCGGCGCTTGCGACAGATACTGCCGAGACTTCCAGCCCAGGCGAAGCTGTGATTTTTCAGGATGAAATCCAATCATTGCAAGCCGATGTCGATGCGCTGACAGCGGAAGGTGTCACAAAAATTATCGCGCTGAACCACGTTGGCGTGAAAAAGGACATGGAAATCGCGGAAGCTGTGAAAGGCGTCGATGCGGTTGTAGGAGGCCATAGCCACACCAAGTTCTCCAACACCGAAGAAGGCGCGATGGCCTATCCGACGATGGTTGGAGGCGTACCAGTGGTACAGGCCTATGCCTATTCCAAATACGTTGGTCATTTGGTGCTGACCTTTGACGACGAGGGCAATGTGACGTCCGCGACGGGCGACACGATCCTGCTGGATGCTTCGGTTGCCGAAGATCCGGAAATCGTCGCGCGTGTTGCCGAATTGGCAGGCCCGATTGACGAGATGAAAAACCGTGTTGTTGCAGAAGCAGCCGAGGCCATCGACGGCGAACGCGGCTCTTGCCGGGCTATGGAATGCGCAATGGGCAACCTGGTGGCGGACGCCATGCTAGACCGCGTGAAGGATCAAGGTATCCAGATCGCTATTCAGAACGGGGGCGGTTTGCGCGCGTCCATCGACGCAGGTGAAATCACCATGGGTGAAGTGCTGACTGTTCTGCCGTTCCAGAACACTCTGTCCACCTTTGAAGTTACCGGTGAAGCAATCGTGGCTGCGCTGGAGAACGGTGTGTCGAAGCACGAGGAGGGCGCCGGCCGCTTTGCTCAGGTTGCGGGCATGACCTATGCCTTTGACGTGACCCGCCCTGTTGGTAGCCGCGTGAGCGACGTCATGGTTGGTGGTGAGCCAATCGAGCTTGGCAAAGTTTATGGCGTTGTGTCCAACAACTATGTGCGGAACGGTGGTGACGGCTACAAAATGTTCCGTGCCGCGCAGAACGCATACGACTTTGGCCCCGACCTTGCAGACGTGACTGCCGAATATCTGGCAGCCAACGGCCCGTTCAAGCCGATGCTAGATGGACGCATTACTGCGAAGTAG
- a CDS encoding DUF952 domain-containing protein — MLIFKIFRADEWAALRADGQTAGAPIDVADGYVHFSTSEQVTETADKHFAGEEDLFLLCVEAATLGDALKWEKSRGGADFPHLYRELRLSDVSWAQPLPLVDGSHQFPAGVIT; from the coding sequence ATGCTGATTTTCAAGATCTTCCGTGCCGACGAATGGGCGGCCTTGCGCGCAGATGGCCAAACGGCCGGTGCGCCGATCGATGTAGCTGACGGCTATGTTCATTTTTCAACGTCGGAACAAGTCACCGAGACCGCAGACAAACACTTCGCCGGTGAGGAAGACTTGTTTTTGCTCTGTGTTGAAGCGGCAACTCTGGGCGACGCTCTCAAATGGGAGAAATCCCGAGGCGGCGCGGACTTCCCGCATCTTTATCGGGAATTGCGTCTCTCGGATGTGTCATGGGCGCAGCCCCTTCCGCTGGTAGACGGCAGTCACCAATTTCCGGCTGGAGTGATCACATGA
- a CDS encoding M48 family metallopeptidase: MRSVVKPLRALRILPVLVLAGCVSTTSPPPQQQAARAAPASITLSQAKAKLAPITARMEGVAERECRARTPAGTNCDYKISVDERPNQPANAYQTLDKTGRPLIIFTPTLIAQTRNQDELAFVMGHEAAHHIAGHIGKTQNNAALGAILLGAAAAAAGVDGSALDMAVNTGAQIGGRAYSKNFELEADALGTIIAHKSGYNPVRGAEFFARIPDPGNQFLGTHPPNAARMQIVRETVAKL; the protein is encoded by the coding sequence ATGCGCAGTGTCGTAAAGCCATTGAGAGCGTTGAGAATTTTGCCAGTTTTGGTGCTGGCAGGGTGTGTCAGCACGACGTCTCCACCGCCTCAGCAACAGGCGGCGCGCGCAGCGCCTGCTTCGATCACTCTGTCACAGGCCAAGGCCAAGCTCGCACCAATTACCGCGCGAATGGAAGGCGTTGCAGAGCGGGAGTGCCGGGCGCGCACGCCTGCCGGTACAAACTGTGACTACAAGATTTCCGTGGACGAGCGTCCGAACCAGCCGGCGAATGCATATCAGACCCTGGACAAGACCGGGCGCCCCCTGATCATCTTCACTCCGACCTTGATTGCGCAGACCCGTAATCAGGATGAACTGGCCTTTGTGATGGGACATGAAGCGGCTCACCACATTGCCGGACATATTGGCAAGACGCAGAACAACGCGGCACTCGGCGCGATTCTGCTGGGGGCGGCTGCTGCGGCTGCCGGTGTGGACGGCAGCGCATTGGACATGGCTGTGAACACGGGGGCACAGATTGGCGGCCGCGCTTATTCGAAGAACTTCGAGCTGGAAGCGGATGCCCTTGGCACGATTATCGCACATAAATCCGGGTACAATCCTGTGCGTGGTGCCGAATTCTTTGCGCGTATCCCTGATCCGGGCAACCAGTTTCTTGGCACCCACCCGCCAAATGCGGCGCGGATGCAGATCGTACGAGAAACGGTAGCCAAGCTCTGA
- a CDS encoding DUF6455 family protein — MPKAQNLRRHVALMDNAARRVGMDLQEAAIRGALRVDEISDAVVRCTNCPKPDACEAWLMKGPGTKGDLPEFCRNKVMFSRVGAVLT, encoded by the coding sequence ATGCCAAAGGCCCAAAATCTCAGACGTCATGTGGCGCTGATGGACAATGCCGCCCGTCGGGTCGGCATGGATCTTCAGGAAGCTGCCATTCGTGGCGCTTTGCGTGTGGACGAGATATCCGACGCGGTTGTGCGTTGTACGAATTGTCCGAAGCCCGACGCCTGCGAAGCATGGCTAATGAAAGGCCCAGGCACAAAAGGCGATTTGCCGGAGTTTTGCCGGAACAAGGTGATGTTTTCCCGTGTCGGCGCGGTGCTGACATGA
- the rimO gene encoding 30S ribosomal protein S12 methylthiotransferase RimO → MSQSSSNPPDLRPDLARATVTGDSRPGQPTIGMVSLGCPKALVDSERILTRLRAEGYGVSPDYSGADAVIVNTCGFLDSAKAESLEAIGEAIQENGKVIVTGCLGAEPEYITGAHPKVLAVTGPHQYEQVLDAVHGAVPPSPDPFVDLLPASGVSLTPRHYSYLKISEGCNHKCKFCIIPDMRGKLASRPVHAVLREAEKLVENGVRELLVISQDTSAYGLDRKYSTHPWKDREVRSHITDLARELGQFDAWVRLHYVYPYPHVRDLVPLMADGLILPYLDIPFQHSHPDTLKRMARPAHTSKTLTEIAAWRDICPDITLRSTFIVGYPGETEAEFQHLLEWMDEAQLDRVGCFQYENVDGARSNDLPDHVPAEVKQERWERFMEKAQAISEAKLAAKVGQVTDVIVDDIDEDGIATCRTKADAPEIDGNLFIDEDTDGLKVGDIVSVEVDEAGEYDLWGRRLSQN, encoded by the coding sequence ATGAGCCAGTCTTCCAGCAATCCGCCCGACCTTCGCCCAGATCTCGCCCGCGCCACCGTGACCGGCGACAGCCGTCCGGGACAGCCGACCATAGGCATGGTGTCGCTGGGCTGCCCGAAGGCACTGGTGGACAGTGAACGCATTCTGACCCGCCTGCGCGCGGAAGGATATGGCGTCTCGCCAGATTACTCAGGCGCGGACGCAGTGATCGTGAACACCTGCGGCTTTCTGGACTCGGCCAAAGCGGAAAGTTTGGAAGCGATCGGCGAAGCCATTCAAGAAAACGGCAAGGTGATTGTGACCGGTTGTCTGGGCGCTGAACCCGAATACATCACCGGCGCGCACCCCAAAGTGCTCGCCGTCACCGGTCCTCATCAATACGAGCAGGTTCTGGACGCCGTCCACGGCGCGGTGCCACCGTCGCCTGATCCTTTTGTAGATTTGCTTCCCGCTTCAGGTGTCAGCCTCACGCCCCGCCACTACAGCTATTTGAAAATCTCGGAAGGCTGTAATCACAAGTGCAAATTCTGCATCATTCCCGACATGCGCGGCAAATTGGCGTCTCGCCCGGTCCACGCGGTGCTGCGCGAGGCAGAAAAGCTGGTTGAAAACGGTGTGCGCGAACTCCTGGTGATTTCACAGGACACATCGGCATATGGTTTGGATCGCAAATACTCGACCCACCCTTGGAAAGACCGCGAAGTACGCAGTCATATCACCGATCTGGCACGCGAACTCGGTCAATTCGACGCTTGGGTGCGCCTGCACTACGTGTACCCCTACCCGCATGTACGCGACCTGGTTCCGCTAATGGCTGATGGCCTGATCTTGCCTTATCTGGACATTCCGTTTCAGCACAGCCACCCGGATACCCTCAAGCGCATGGCCCGGCCTGCGCATACATCCAAAACGCTCACCGAAATCGCGGCATGGCGCGACATCTGTCCGGACATCACTCTGCGTTCGACTTTCATCGTCGGATATCCCGGAGAAACCGAAGCAGAGTTCCAGCATCTTCTCGAGTGGATGGACGAAGCCCAACTCGATCGCGTCGGATGTTTCCAATATGAAAACGTAGACGGAGCCCGCTCCAACGACCTGCCTGACCATGTCCCCGCCGAGGTTAAACAAGAACGCTGGGAGCGTTTCATGGAAAAAGCACAAGCCATTTCCGAAGCCAAGCTTGCGGCAAAGGTTGGCCAGGTGACGGATGTTATTGTGGACGATATCGACGAAGACGGCATCGCGACTTGCAGAACCAAAGCCGATGCGCCTGAAATCGATGGCAACCTTTTCATCGACGAAGACACCGATGGCTTAAAGGTCGGTGACATCGTTTCCGTCGAAGTCGACGAAGCAGGCGAATATGATCTTTGGGGGCGCCGGCTGAGCCAAAACTGA
- a CDS encoding quinone-dependent dihydroorotate dehydrogenase has protein sequence MRSMEQLGMKALRSVDPEVSHGLAIKALQLGLAHAPGTITSPRLRSSLAGLDLPNPVGIAAGFDKNATALKGLSVSGFGFAEVGAATPRAQPGNPKPRLFRLMEDKAAINRFGFNNDGMEAIAKRLANRPAQGVIGLNLGANKDSNDRAADFAKVLAHCGAHLDFATVNVSSPNTEKLRDLQGKAALSALLAGVMQTRDKLARKIPVFLKIAPDLSDGELSEIAEVAIESGVDAVIATNTTLSRDGVLNPQKSEAGGLSGKPLFEKSTRVLARLSQLTDGELPLIGVGGVSSAEDAYAKICAGASAVQVYTALVFGGFSLGEDIVRGLDALLERDGFANVADAIGTKRGDWL, from the coding sequence ATGCGCTCGATGGAGCAATTGGGCATGAAGGCTCTGCGCAGCGTGGATCCTGAAGTGTCCCACGGATTGGCCATCAAAGCCTTACAACTCGGTTTGGCACATGCCCCCGGAACGATCACATCGCCACGATTGCGCTCGTCTCTTGCTGGACTTGATTTGCCAAATCCGGTGGGAATCGCAGCGGGTTTCGACAAAAACGCAACCGCGCTCAAAGGATTGTCTGTGTCCGGTTTCGGCTTTGCCGAGGTCGGCGCGGCCACCCCGCGAGCGCAACCCGGAAATCCCAAGCCCCGCCTGTTTCGCCTCATGGAAGATAAAGCCGCAATCAATCGCTTCGGCTTTAACAACGACGGCATGGAAGCTATTGCGAAGCGCCTTGCAAACCGCCCCGCACAAGGCGTGATCGGCTTGAACCTCGGAGCCAACAAAGACAGCAACGATCGCGCTGCTGACTTTGCAAAGGTGCTGGCGCATTGTGGTGCACATCTCGATTTTGCGACCGTGAACGTTTCCAGCCCCAACACTGAAAAACTGAGGGATCTGCAAGGCAAGGCGGCACTTTCCGCGCTGCTGGCGGGTGTCATGCAAACGCGCGATAAGCTCGCACGCAAAATTCCGGTCTTCCTGAAAATTGCGCCTGACCTGAGCGATGGAGAACTTTCCGAAATTGCCGAGGTGGCGATTGAAAGCGGTGTTGATGCAGTGATCGCGACGAACACCACATTGTCGCGCGATGGCGTGCTCAATCCGCAAAAATCCGAGGCTGGCGGGCTTTCTGGCAAACCGTTGTTTGAGAAATCTACGCGCGTTCTGGCCCGACTAAGCCAACTGACAGACGGCGAACTGCCTTTGATCGGCGTGGGCGGCGTAAGTTCTGCGGAAGATGCCTACGCAAAAATCTGTGCGGGCGCGTCGGCGGTTCAGGTCTACACCGCTCTGGTCTTTGGCGGGTTCTCGCTCGGTGAGGATATCGTTCGCGGCCTTGACGCGCTTCTGGAACGGGACGGCTTTGCCAATGTGGCCGACGCCATTGGGACCAAGCGGGGGGACTGGCTTTGA
- a CDS encoding YigZ family protein produces the protein MLQLMNVVSDRGSKYAVSGGPVSGRKDVDAFLKNLKKNKKFAKATHNTWAALMEDGTPLKGDDGESGAGLVILRMLERQQLTNHVIVVTRWYGGVKLGGDRFRRVQDCVDAYFAEMD, from the coding sequence ATGTTGCAACTCATGAACGTGGTGAGCGATCGCGGCTCAAAGTACGCGGTGTCCGGCGGACCGGTGAGCGGGCGAAAGGATGTGGATGCCTTTCTAAAAAACCTCAAGAAGAACAAGAAATTCGCTAAGGCCACTCACAACACCTGGGCGGCATTGATGGAAGATGGAACGCCCTTGAAGGGGGATGACGGAGAAAGCGGAGCGGGTCTGGTGATCCTGCGCATGCTGGAGCGCCAACAACTGACCAATCACGTGATCGTCGTGACGCGCTGGTATGGTGGCGTGAAACTGGGCGGTGACCGGTTTCGGCGCGTTCAGGATTGTGTCGACGCTTATTTCGCGGAGATGGATTGA
- a CDS encoding DUF167 domain-containing protein — protein sequence MAVAGTLIAVRVTPKASRNALVTQDGKLRVYVTTVPEGGKANAEVQKLVAKALGVSKSRLELVRGTTSRDKVFRVT from the coding sequence ATGGCCGTTGCTGGAACACTGATCGCGGTGCGTGTGACTCCCAAGGCGTCGCGCAATGCGCTTGTGACGCAAGACGGCAAGCTTCGGGTTTATGTCACAACAGTTCCCGAGGGCGGTAAAGCCAACGCAGAGGTGCAGAAGCTAGTGGCCAAGGCATTGGGTGTGTCCAAGTCCCGATTGGAACTTGTCCGAGGAACCACGTCGCGAGACAAAGTTTTCCGCGTGACCTAG
- a CDS encoding DUF1992 domain-containing protein, whose translation MDHPLIDLINQKIRDAEAAGEFDDLQGSGKPLPRHDDPENALINRLMEENGAVPEFVSLSRELSKLRDELRETGDRTKRSEIMKEMSMMEARIDLARKGGR comes from the coding sequence ATGGATCATCCGCTCATCGATCTGATAAATCAGAAAATCCGGGATGCCGAGGCGGCTGGTGAATTCGACGACCTGCAAGGTTCCGGCAAGCCGTTGCCGCGCCATGACGATCCCGAAAACGCACTGATAAACCGCCTCATGGAGGAAAATGGTGCAGTGCCTGAATTTGTTTCCTTGTCGCGTGAACTGAGCAAACTGAGGGACGAGTTGAGGGAAACCGGCGACCGCACAAAACGGTCTGAGATCATGAAAGAGATGTCGATGATGGAGGCGCGCATTGACCTTGCCCGAAAAGGCGGTCGGTGA
- the arsC gene encoding arsenate reductase (glutaredoxin) (This arsenate reductase requires both glutathione and glutaredoxin to convert arsenate to arsenite, after which the efflux transporter formed by ArsA and ArsB can extrude the arsenite from the cell, providing resistance.), whose protein sequence is MITIWHNPRCTKSRQTLALIEGKGDVSVRRYLEDTPSLDELEKMRVRLGVSVIDMMRPKEKLFKELGLSKSDDEAVLLAAMAENPILIERPIVIHGDKAAIGRPPEAVLNIL, encoded by the coding sequence TTGATCACAATCTGGCACAATCCGCGCTGCACAAAGTCACGGCAAACGCTGGCGCTGATCGAAGGCAAGGGCGACGTCTCCGTTCGCCGCTACCTTGAGGATACGCCTTCGCTGGACGAGCTTGAAAAAATGCGCGTGCGACTAGGTGTTTCGGTCATCGACATGATGCGCCCCAAGGAAAAGCTGTTCAAGGAACTTGGCTTGTCCAAATCCGACGACGAAGCGGTGTTATTGGCAGCTATGGCCGAAAACCCAATCCTGATCGAACGACCTATTGTCATTCACGGAGACAAAGCTGCAATCGGGCGTCCACCTGAGGCAGTTCTGAACATTCTCTGA
- a CDS encoding thiol-disulfide oxidoreductase DCC family protein produces the protein MPSETRVLFNAQCPVCNAEICHYRTYSEKQNLTIRFDDLNSDALSQWGIDAEDAARRLHVAHEGQLFSGVPAFIVLWNEMPRYQWLAKLVGLPIVRTIAAFVYDRALAPALYKRHKRRMAQASSA, from the coding sequence ATGCCCTCAGAAACACGCGTACTCTTCAACGCCCAATGTCCGGTCTGTAACGCGGAAATCTGTCACTACCGCACCTATTCCGAAAAACAGAACCTCACGATCAGGTTTGACGACCTCAACTCCGATGCACTTTCTCAGTGGGGAATAGATGCAGAAGACGCCGCGCGGCGCCTGCATGTTGCACACGAAGGGCAGCTCTTTTCAGGCGTACCGGCGTTTATCGTTTTGTGGAATGAAATGCCGCGATACCAATGGCTGGCCAAACTGGTTGGCCTCCCTATTGTGCGCACAATTGCGGCATTCGTCTATGATCGCGCATTGGCACCTGCCCTATACAAGCGGCACAAACGCAGGATGGCTCAAGCGTCCTCTGCCTGA
- a CDS encoding class II histone deacetylase → MTTGFYFDERCFWHSGGNYALTLPVGDLVQPLAAGGLPESPETKRRLKNLLDVSGLAAELTLRSATPADRSALERVHPADLLDRFKEMSDAGGGELGLRTPFGKGGYEIAVLSAGLATEAVRSVAKGDLQNAYALSRPPGHHCLPDWPNGFCLLANIAIAIETAKAEGLVDRVAVLDWDVHHGNGTEAIFYDRDDVLTISLHQEKNYPLDTGDLEHRGKGAGLGFNINIPLPPGGGHNTYLHAMEKVVLPALADYKPDLIIVACGFDASAFDPLSRMLATADTFRQMTKQVMASAQAMCDGKLVLVHEGGYSEAYVPFCGHAVIEELSGSAITADDPMAASLATRQPNARVEAFFAELIDEMADFFAKPPEGG, encoded by the coding sequence ATGACCACAGGTTTCTACTTTGACGAACGCTGCTTCTGGCACAGCGGCGGCAACTACGCGCTCACTTTGCCCGTTGGCGACCTTGTCCAACCTCTCGCTGCTGGGGGCTTGCCGGAAAGCCCCGAAACAAAGCGTCGGCTCAAGAATCTACTGGACGTCAGCGGTCTCGCGGCCGAACTGACGCTACGCTCTGCCACTCCTGCGGACCGCTCCGCGCTGGAAAGAGTGCATCCGGCCGATCTACTGGACCGATTCAAGGAAATGTCTGATGCCGGTGGCGGCGAACTCGGACTGCGCACGCCCTTTGGAAAAGGTGGCTATGAGATCGCGGTGCTGTCTGCCGGTCTCGCCACGGAAGCAGTGCGCTCCGTCGCCAAGGGCGATCTTCAGAACGCCTATGCGCTGTCGCGCCCTCCGGGGCACCACTGCCTGCCAGACTGGCCCAACGGATTCTGTCTGCTCGCCAATATCGCTATCGCGATTGAAACCGCCAAGGCTGAGGGGCTGGTAGACCGAGTTGCCGTTCTAGACTGGGACGTGCACCACGGAAACGGCACCGAAGCCATTTTCTACGATCGTGATGACGTACTCACGATTTCGCTCCACCAGGAAAAAAACTATCCGCTCGACACCGGTGATCTTGAGCATCGTGGCAAAGGCGCAGGCCTCGGCTTTAACATCAACATTCCCCTCCCCCCGGGCGGCGGTCACAACACCTATCTTCACGCGATGGAAAAAGTTGTTCTGCCGGCACTCGCGGACTACAAACCCGACCTCATCATCGTTGCTTGCGGATTTGACGCCTCTGCCTTTGACCCGCTTTCTCGGATGCTTGCCACCGCCGATACATTCCGCCAAATGACCAAACAGGTCATGGCCAGCGCGCAGGCCATGTGCGATGGCAAACTTGTGCTTGTTCACGAGGGCGGGTACTCCGAAGCCTATGTTCCGTTCTGCGGACATGCCGTCATTGAAGAGCTTTCGGGCTCGGCGATCACTGCCGACGATCCTATGGCCGCTTCTCTGGCGACACGCCAGCCCAACGCCCGCGTAGAAGCCTTTTTTGCCGAATTGATCGACGAAATGGCTGATTTCTTTGCAAAACCGCCCGAAGGCGGTTGA
- a CDS encoding DUF6455 family protein produces MKPLGKAPEHLMKIRSMAKVAGADLQGAAEDGVLSQEDWARMVEKCRACDWDEGCARFLARGRLEGPVDIPEGCVNRDRLMELAATNGEEE; encoded by the coding sequence ATGAAACCACTGGGGAAGGCACCAGAGCACCTGATGAAAATCCGCTCCATGGCCAAAGTGGCCGGTGCTGATTTGCAAGGCGCAGCGGAGGACGGTGTTTTGTCACAGGAAGACTGGGCCCGGATGGTTGAAAAATGTCGAGCGTGCGATTGGGATGAAGGCTGCGCCCGGTTTCTGGCGCGTGGGCGCTTAGAGGGACCTGTGGATATTCCGGAGGGGTGTGTGAACCGCGACCGGCTCATGGAGTTGGCCGCAACAAATGGTGAAGAAGAATGA